DNA from Agarilytica rhodophyticola:
ACTATATATAGGTAGATTTACCAACTTAAACACTTACTTTTAAGCAAAAGTTAAACGCACAACAATGCAAGATCAGTGACTAAACGCTGATCAATATTTAAGTAGATTGCTATCTATTTTGAAAATTGGAGGAATATACATACTCTTCCTTGTATAAAATTTCCTGTTAAAAAGTCACTATAAACGGTGTTAGTGAATTCTAACATGACGTTTTTTATCGTGTTAAGCGTTAATTACATTTTCTTTCAATAATCTACAGAAACACAGTAAAGCTTTCCCAAAACCGACGCATTAGTGAGCAAATAATCATTAAAAAATGAAATTTCTAAGTCATGGCCTTTTAACACTAATTAAATTGCAGTGGTGTAGCTCTTATGTCACCATTTTTTTGTAGAGGTTACGGAGGTAAAGTGAAATAATTTTATTACATTATTAAGAATTAGAAGCTTGCGCCAATTCGATACTGTAGAAAAAATTAATAGCGTTTGGTAAATATAAATCACCAAGCTCGATATAAAGTTACATGTTACTTTTTAATACGGATATAGCCAACTAACGGTCGACTGCCACCACTATGGCACTCGTACAAATGAAAGGATACTTCTTGCTGAGCAGCTAATGCAGCCAAAATGGCTCAAACTTCTATAGAATTATTATTAGGGCCGTTTTTTGCACTATCATATTTAAAATCATACATATAATTAGCCCTGAGATTAGTCAAAAAAATAGTTAAATAGAAATAAATGAGAACCTAACAGGCCACAAAATTAATACTAAAGTACTAACAAAAGCTGTAAGCCATGAGAAAAAAGCATGAAACAGTATTAATATTAATTAGGCAAACAGCTATGACTATTATTTTCCATTACATAGCTTAGCTGCTTTTCCTACCGAAATTTTGCGACGTAAAACATGCAAACACTCAGTTTACCTCGCATAGTATTGCGTTACAGCTTCACTCTTACACCAAGTGTAAATCGACGATCGCTCTGACGCACTTGATACAAGGCACCATTAGTCGCGGTGTCTAACGTCGGCTCTTTAGTAAGATTAACAATATCAGCTTGTATACGAAGTTTGGCATTAATGTCATAGGAGGCTGACCAATCCAGCTGTTCAATAGGCTCGCGAAAAGAGTTACCTAATGTCGGATCATCAGAACCAGGCCCCAGTAGTAAAACTCCTACCTCTCGCACGCGATTTTCAAAGGCGCTGTCGAGGAATCGGTCACGATAGGTATAGGCTAAACGAGTACTAAAGCCATATTTCTCATAGTAAATAGAGGCGTTATATGTATTTTCAGAAATATCCTCTAAGGGTGTGCCGTTGGGGTCTTCACTATCAGCATACGTGTAATTTGCACTTATACCTAAGCCACTCCATGCCGCAGGAAGAAAATCAAAAGACTGCTGGTAGCCCAGTTCAAATCCCTCCACAGTGCCACTTTCACCGTTGGTTTGAATGGTAGTGGGGATCCCCAGTTCTAACAAGGGTGAAGTTAATGCTGGATTGTCGCCTCGTCCATCAAGAAAGCATAATTCATCGCGTACGTTGGGATTGGAAATGGCAACAAAGCTCGGCGCATTGGAACATATTTGTGTCTGAGATAAAAATGAGCTAACGTCTTTATAAAAGATCGCCACCGAAATAAGATTACTCTCTCCCCAATAATGTTCGATGGAAAGATCATATTGCGTTGCGCGAAAAGGATTAAGTTGCGGATTACCTCGTTCTGCGCGAGTATTATCAACATTAATATTAAAAGCCGGGTTAAGCTGATTAAAATCAGGGCGCCTCATCACTTTGGCCGCGGCAAAACGTAGTAACGTATCATCTTGCACATTCATAGTTAAATTCATACTAGGCAGCCAATCGTCATAGTTATTACTATCGGAGGTGGGCACAAAATCACCACTCGTATTGCGCTCAAAGGCACCTGTTTCTAATTCGGTCCGCACATAACGTGTGCCGGCAACACCTCGTACAGGTAAGCCTAATACTTCTGCATCGATATTGAATTGAATATAAGCTGCTGTGGTTTCTTCATCTACTGTGGCAAAGCGGTCGAATTGAAAGGCAAGGTCACTACGATTACCACTGATTTCGCGATTGGTTCCACGTAACAAGTCGGCCACGATCTGCAAGGTACGTTCTTCATTTTGTAACACGTCAGCATTAAAAGTTAAAAAGTTGGCCAAATCATAGCGTGCGCTATCACCGTCAAAAGCATCGAAGTTGTATTGACTAATTGTACCATCGGGAAAGGCCGTCATTGGAATAACAATGGGGTCACCATTAGCATTTTGCAGTTGATTTTCCAAACCACTGACGAATAAACGATTTCTTGAAGCTTGAAAGCCTCTATCGGAAAATCTAACCCCAGCATCTATTGATGAAATAAAATCGACACCGGTGAAAGGTGTATCAAAGGTGATATCAAAACGCGCTGCGGTTTCATCGTTATCGACAAAGTCTTCACGATTTTCATAGCGGCGAAATACCCATTGATTAGGATCTAAAAAAGTATTGGGATCAGTTAATGCTACCGTCGGCACACTATTATTATCAGTATCGTAGCGAATGCCGCCATTGAGTGGATTAAAGGCAGCCGGGTTGGCTGCTTCACGTACAGGATCTACCGCATAAAAACGAAAGTCAGAAGAAGGTTCAAAGGTTTCAGAGTCGGCATAACTCAGCTCACCCGATATTTGAATATTGCCACTTAACGACCATTCACCACCAAACGCTGCACTAATAGAATCGGTATTGCGAAAAGTGGATTCTGTACGATTAAGAAAACGTACATCTGTATCTGTGTAATCTACAATTTGACCTGTATCATCAATTCTAAAACCCGCATCGCGTTCCCTCTGCGCAATAGCTTGCTGTTCAGCATCGCTCAAGTTATCAAGATTCTCTCGCGCTCTTAGAGGGCTATGAATAATGGATAGTGGCGAAAATGTTTGATTATCCCCTTCCCTCTGAGTAAAAGCGCCTTCGAAATACAACATACCTTGCGATGATGTTGGCTGCCATTGCAGAGATACATTTCCCGCTAAGCGTTCACGAGTATCAATCGCTGGTAGATAGGTTATATTAATAGGAATCACAATATTACCAGGATCTAATTCACCATCACCGTCTAAGTCCAAAGGTTCAACATCAAAGCCTACGCGAGATTCATCGCGGCGTAGTTCTCTTTCCTGATAACTTATACTGGCAATAACTCCAAAATTACCCGAGCTATCCAGACTCCACTGATCACCATAGGTGGTATTTAAAATTGGCCCCCAGTGTTCTGTGTTATCTGTATATTCACCCTTTGTTGAAATAGAAAGAACGCGATCTTTAGTGTCGAGAGGGCGAACCGTTTTAAGATTTATAGTACCGCCCAGTGCTCCCTCAATCATTTTTGGTGTAGGAGATTTAACCACTTCAACTCCGGATAAAAAATCCGATGGAAAATCCTGAAAGTCTACGCCGTTGCGCCCGTCACCCAATGTTGAACGGCCATTTAATTCCACACGGTTTTGCGGCAACCCGCGAATCGACACTTCAGAACCAACACCGAATTCTCGATTAATAGATACGCCGGTAATTCTTTGTAATGCTTCAGCAATATTGTTATCGGGTAATTTACCAATATCCTCAGCAACAATAGTGTCTATAATACGTGCATCTGCACGTTTAGCATCGGCGGCAGCTTCGAGGCTTTGACGAATCCCAGTCACAATTACTTCTTCTTGAATTAATCCTTCATTAACATTTTCCGTAACCTTATTTTGGGCATAAGTATTTAAAGCTAGTGCTAAAGTAGATATCGA
Protein-coding regions in this window:
- a CDS encoding TonB-dependent receptor; translated protein: MGYKHPLVLPALSISTLALALNTYAQNKVTENVNEGLIQEEVIVTGIRQSLEAAADAKRADARIIDTIVAEDIGKLPDNNIAEALQRITGVSINREFGVGSEVSIRGLPQNRVELNGRSTLGDGRNGVDFQDFPSDFLSGVEVVKSPTPKMIEGALGGTINLKTVRPLDTKDRVLSISTKGEYTDNTEHWGPILNTTYGDQWSLDSSGNFGVIASISYQERELRRDESRVGFDVEPLDLDGDGELDPGNIVIPINITYLPAIDTRERLAGNVSLQWQPTSSQGMLYFEGAFTQREGDNQTFSPLSIIHSPLRARENLDNLSDAEQQAIAQRERDAGFRIDDTGQIVDYTDTDVRFLNRTESTFRNTDSISAAFGGEWSLSGNIQISGELSYADSETFEPSSDFRFYAVDPVREAANPAAFNPLNGGIRYDTDNNSVPTVALTDPNTFLDPNQWVFRRYENREDFVDNDETAARFDITFDTPFTGVDFISSIDAGVRFSDRGFQASRNRLFVSGLENQLQNANGDPIVIPMTAFPDGTISQYNFDAFDGDSARYDLANFLTFNADVLQNEERTLQIVADLLRGTNREISGNRSDLAFQFDRFATVDEETTAAYIQFNIDAEVLGLPVRGVAGTRYVRTELETGAFERNTSGDFVPTSDSNNYDDWLPSMNLTMNVQDDTLLRFAAAKVMRRPDFNQLNPAFNINVDNTRAERGNPQLNPFRATQYDLSIEHYWGESNLISVAIFYKDVSSFLSQTQICSNAPSFVAISNPNVRDELCFLDGRGDNPALTSPLLELGIPTTIQTNGESGTVEGFELGYQQSFDFLPAAWSGLGISANYTYADSEDPNGTPLEDISENTYNASIYYEKYGFSTRLAYTYRDRFLDSAFENRVREVGVLLLGPGSDDPTLGNSFREPIEQLDWSASYDINAKLRIQADIVNLTKEPTLDTATNGALYQVRQSDRRFTLGVRVKL